One segment of Amycolatopsis alba DSM 44262 DNA contains the following:
- a CDS encoding GreA/GreB family elongation factor: MTTVSSSPWLTPETHARLVRELAALRRSTAGERDGDDEIALHTHRQARIRQIEDVLRGAVVGQDPPDDGIAEPGMVLTVEYDDGDTETFLLGTRDEAGQGDLEVYSPDSPIGRALHGAKPGDRREYRVPSGGAVRVTLVGAEPYGRHRGAAS, from the coding sequence ATGACAACCGTCTCGTCAAGCCCTTGGCTGACCCCGGAAACTCACGCGCGCCTGGTGCGGGAGCTCGCCGCGTTGCGGCGCTCCACCGCCGGCGAGCGGGACGGCGACGACGAAATCGCGCTCCACACCCACCGGCAGGCCCGGATTCGGCAGATCGAGGATGTGCTGCGCGGAGCCGTCGTCGGGCAGGATCCCCCGGACGACGGGATCGCCGAGCCCGGCATGGTGCTCACCGTCGAGTACGACGACGGCGACACCGAGACCTTCCTGCTCGGCACGCGCGACGAGGCGGGCCAAGGCGATCTGGAGGTCTACTCCCCTGATTCTCCGATCGGTCGCGCACTGCACGGCGCGAAGCCCGGTGACCGGCGGGAGTATCGCGTGCCGAGCGGCGGCGCGGTCCGAGTCACCCTTGTCGGGGCAGAGCCTTACGGGCGGCACCGGGGAGCCGCTTCCTGA
- a CDS encoding M1 family aminopeptidase, which yields MPVGERASVLVVESYDIGLELDPVAEFFRSRTVVRFACEQKATFADLSAHSVEKVVLNGHVLTVAEVWDGARLTLSGLDTVSHVLEAEALFPYAAEGRGLRRSTDPDGTTYTYGMNFPHASPRVFCCFDDPGLRARVKLTLTAPQEWTRLVNGTAEPIAPYLVVGAAGPWASLCRTTIPSGVPLAVYARRYRAAGLDRGKDIADLMARSIAFYEHHLEVAYPYEKCEVVFVRDLPSLAFSAPGLILVNDKVFDFVATRGPRYAATVISHEVAHAWIGGLVDCGDDAWLVEACATYLSRTAIPELAAGSDPWATAESPDNAYAPDAELIRQLENTIGREGVLRGLRLFFDRFAHRNAGRAELAACWSETSGHDLSAWAADRTGE from the coding sequence ATGCCTGTGGGTGAGCGCGCTTCGGTTCTGGTCGTGGAGTCCTACGACATCGGACTGGAACTCGATCCGGTGGCCGAGTTCTTCCGGTCCCGCACCGTGGTCCGGTTCGCTTGTGAGCAAAAGGCCACGTTCGCGGATCTCTCGGCGCATTCAGTGGAAAAGGTCGTCTTGAACGGCCACGTACTCACTGTCGCGGAGGTGTGGGACGGTGCCAGGCTGACGCTCAGCGGACTCGATACGGTTTCCCATGTCCTCGAAGCCGAGGCCCTTTTCCCGTACGCGGCGGAAGGCCGTGGTCTCAGGCGGAGCACCGATCCCGACGGGACGACCTATACGTACGGGATGAACTTCCCCCACGCCTCTCCCCGTGTTTTCTGCTGCTTCGACGACCCCGGCCTGCGTGCCAGGGTCAAGCTGACCCTGACAGCGCCCCAGGAATGGACCCGGCTGGTCAACGGCACCGCAGAACCGATCGCCCCGTACCTGGTCGTCGGCGCGGCCGGTCCATGGGCGTCCCTGTGCCGGACCACCATCCCGTCCGGAGTGCCGCTGGCGGTGTACGCCCGGAGATACCGCGCAGCCGGTCTGGACAGAGGAAAGGACATCGCGGATCTGATGGCCCGGTCCATCGCCTTCTACGAGCACCACCTCGAGGTGGCTTACCCGTACGAGAAATGCGAGGTCGTCTTCGTCCGCGACCTTCCCTCACTGGCGTTCTCCGCCCCCGGCCTGATCCTGGTGAACGACAAAGTGTTCGACTTCGTCGCCACGCGTGGCCCTCGCTATGCCGCCACCGTCATCAGCCACGAAGTCGCCCATGCCTGGATCGGCGGTCTGGTCGACTGCGGCGACGACGCCTGGCTCGTCGAAGCCTGCGCGACTTACCTTTCCAGGACGGCGATCCCCGAACTCGCCGCAGGAAGCGATCCTTGGGCCACTGCCGAATCACCGGACAACGCCTACGCCCCCGACGCCGAACTGATCAGGCAACTCGAAAACACCATCGGCCGTGAAGGCGTCCTCCGTGGTCTGCGTCTGTTCTTCGACCGATTCGCCCACCGGAACGCGGGGCGCGCCGAGTTGGCGGCATGCTGGTCGGAAACAAGCGGCCACGACCTCAGCGCCTGGGCTGCCGATCGGACAGGAGAATGA
- a CDS encoding DUF1772 domain-containing protein, with product MLSALEVCTVVVVGLMVGVEFSVAFVINPILSGLPDDSNQLGRAHGGRMLGAIMPFWYIGSLVLSAAWAIVGWHDPGTGLVVVAAALLIVSVIMSLLLLVPINNQGKTWTPENRPEDWKEQMNRWDRFHYVRVAVIIAAFALLATALAL from the coding sequence ATGCTCAGCGCACTCGAGGTCTGCACCGTGGTGGTCGTCGGCCTGATGGTGGGGGTGGAGTTCTCCGTCGCCTTCGTCATCAACCCCATCCTCAGCGGACTCCCGGACGACAGCAATCAGCTCGGCCGCGCCCACGGGGGCCGGATGCTCGGCGCGATCATGCCGTTCTGGTACATCGGCTCGCTCGTCCTGAGCGCGGCCTGGGCCATCGTCGGCTGGCACGACCCCGGTACCGGACTCGTGGTCGTCGCCGCCGCGCTGTTGATCGTCAGCGTGATCATGTCGCTTCTGCTGCTCGTCCCGATCAACAACCAGGGCAAGACGTGGACCCCCGAGAACCGCCCTGAGGACTGGAAAGAGCAGATGAACCGCTGGGACCGTTTCCACTACGTCCGCGTCGCCGTCATCATCGCCGCGTTCGCGCTGCTGGCCACCG
- a CDS encoding MarR family winged helix-turn-helix transcriptional regulator has protein sequence MALKDDTPWLNADEQRMWRHWMGLNAELLATLNREMQGDAGLSNPDYQVLAVLSESDEGRIRVSDLAARLQWERSRVSHHVARMEKRELVSRLECPDDGRGAFVRITETGQTAIERAAPGHVRSVRRLVFDALTADEVAQLDEIFHRLRARVGLSTE, from the coding sequence GTGGCGCTGAAAGACGACACCCCATGGCTGAACGCCGACGAGCAACGCATGTGGCGGCACTGGATGGGCCTCAATGCGGAACTGCTCGCAACGCTCAACCGCGAGATGCAAGGCGACGCAGGGTTGTCCAACCCGGACTACCAGGTGCTCGCCGTGCTGAGCGAGTCCGATGAAGGACGTATCCGCGTATCCGACCTGGCGGCGCGGCTGCAATGGGAGCGCAGCCGGGTGTCACACCATGTCGCGCGGATGGAGAAACGGGAGTTGGTGTCCCGGCTCGAATGTCCGGACGACGGCCGAGGTGCCTTTGTGCGCATCACCGAGACGGGCCAGACGGCCATCGAGCGCGCCGCGCCCGGTCACGTCCGCTCCGTGCGGCGGCTGGTTTTCGATGCGCTCACCGCGGACGAGGTGGCGCAGCTCGACGAAATCTTCCACCGGCTACGTGCTCGCGTGGGATTGTCGACCGAATGA
- a CDS encoding NAD(P)/FAD-dependent oxidoreductase: protein MGDLDRIDGVPRSAIVIGAGVVGLSTAWFLQERGVGVTVVDREGIAAGASWGNAGWLSPGLAIPLNEPGILRYGLRTLLDRQAPLHVPPSPDPRLWSFLARFAANCTGRSWTRAVEANAPLNEECLEAFDVLTANGVDAPTIEAPITAAFETAGHAAGLITELRRIGETGQDISYTRLTAAELAERFPQATARLGAGVRIDGQRYVDPGRFVESLARAVVSRGGTIRHRFEVASLRAHRHALSVRSTTGQTVNANAVVLATGAWLGDLGRRWGVKVPVRAGRGYSFTVPTDLPVPGPLYLPDIRVACTPYRDGLRVAGTMEFRKPDAPLDPARIAAIIGSARPFLTGLDWDRRTDEWVGSRPVSTDGRHVIGATSTPGLYVAGGHGMWGLTHGPVTGRLLAEHITTGKQPEALRPFDPLR, encoded by the coding sequence ATGGGCGATCTCGACCGGATCGACGGCGTCCCGCGTTCGGCGATCGTGATCGGGGCAGGCGTGGTCGGCCTGTCGACCGCGTGGTTCCTGCAGGAACGCGGGGTCGGCGTCACGGTGGTGGACCGTGAGGGCATCGCGGCGGGCGCCTCGTGGGGCAACGCGGGCTGGCTCTCTCCTGGCCTCGCGATCCCGCTCAACGAACCCGGCATCCTGCGCTATGGACTGCGGACGCTGCTGGACCGGCAGGCCCCGCTGCACGTGCCGCCGTCCCCCGACCCGCGGCTCTGGTCGTTCCTCGCCCGGTTCGCCGCGAACTGCACCGGTCGTTCGTGGACTCGTGCTGTCGAAGCGAACGCGCCGCTGAACGAAGAGTGCCTCGAAGCCTTCGACGTCCTCACCGCGAACGGCGTGGACGCGCCCACCATCGAAGCGCCGATCACGGCGGCGTTCGAGACCGCCGGACACGCCGCGGGGCTGATCACGGAACTGCGGCGCATCGGCGAGACCGGGCAGGACATCTCCTACACCCGGCTCACCGCGGCCGAGCTCGCGGAGAGGTTCCCTCAGGCGACGGCGAGGCTGGGCGCCGGTGTCCGGATCGACGGGCAGCGTTACGTGGACCCTGGCCGGTTCGTCGAATCGCTGGCACGGGCGGTGGTCAGCCGCGGCGGGACGATCCGTCACCGGTTCGAGGTCGCGTCCCTGCGCGCGCACCGCCACGCGCTGAGCGTGCGCTCGACGACGGGCCAGACGGTGAACGCCAACGCGGTCGTGCTCGCGACCGGAGCCTGGCTGGGAGATCTGGGCCGAAGGTGGGGCGTCAAGGTCCCCGTCCGCGCCGGACGTGGCTACTCCTTCACCGTGCCGACCGACCTCCCGGTGCCAGGACCGCTTTACCTGCCGGACATCCGCGTGGCGTGCACGCCGTACCGGGACGGCCTCCGCGTTGCCGGGACGATGGAGTTCCGGAAACCGGACGCACCACTGGATCCGGCCCGGATCGCCGCGATCATCGGCTCGGCACGGCCGTTCCTCACCGGCCTGGACTGGGACCGGCGCACCGACGAATGGGTCGGCTCCCGCCCCGTCAGCACCGACGGGCGGCACGTGATCGGCGCGACGAGCACCCCTGGTCTCTACGTCGCGGGCGGGCACGGGATGTGGGGACTGACCCACGGACCGGTCACCGGACGGCTCCTGGCCGAGCACATCACCACCGGCAAGCAGCCCGAGGCCCTTCGGCCTTTCGATCCCCTCCGCTGA
- a CDS encoding TetR/AcrR family transcriptional regulator, with protein sequence MSVHERKQREQADRERLIVATARELAEQQGWDAVTTRRLAERIEYSQPVLYSHFRGKREIIGAVALEGASEMAAALRAATSAVDDPRARVTALARAYLDFAERNLAVYDAMFQLDGGLTFAHEDTPAPLKDAFAALLECLGEVAGDGVHPGLFTEVFWASLHGLATLTRAGRLLPGEAEQRVKLLVDRLPVI encoded by the coding sequence ATGTCGGTACACGAACGCAAACAGCGTGAACAAGCTGACCGCGAGCGCCTCATCGTGGCGACGGCCCGCGAACTCGCCGAGCAGCAGGGCTGGGACGCGGTCACCACTCGCCGGCTCGCCGAGCGCATCGAATACAGCCAGCCGGTCCTCTACAGTCATTTCCGCGGCAAGCGCGAGATCATCGGCGCCGTCGCACTCGAAGGGGCCTCCGAGATGGCTGCGGCGCTACGGGCCGCGACCTCGGCCGTGGACGATCCGCGTGCCAGGGTCACCGCCCTCGCCCGCGCCTACCTCGACTTCGCCGAGCGCAACCTGGCGGTCTACGACGCCATGTTCCAGCTCGATGGCGGTCTGACATTCGCGCACGAGGACACTCCGGCACCGCTGAAGGACGCTTTCGCCGCCCTGCTGGAATGCCTCGGCGAGGTCGCCGGGGACGGTGTCCACCCCGGACTGTTCACCGAGGTGTTCTGGGCGTCCCTGCACGGGCTGGCCACCCTGACCCGAGCGGGACGGCTGCTGCCGGGGGAAGCCGAGCAAAGGGTGAAACTACTGGTGGACCGGCTCCCCGTGATCTGA
- a CDS encoding LLM class F420-dependent oxidoreductase: MTTALGLGLPQNHQYDIGKDVPEVARAAEHIGYQSLWAYERALFPEPATQGLFDIPGMPWPDGYRSVAEPLVTLSLAASATERVRLGTSVLVAPLHGPFQLARALATLDAASGGRVVAGLGSGWSLAEYAAAGVRSFEERGKVLDEVIDVCKAVWGPDPVTYDGEITRIASAVVGPKPAGPLPILLAAGNARAQRRLVDHADGWLPLAVGAERTAAQWRRLQELAAERGRTRPIQTVLRANAEYTSRPYEGRDRALFQGNAKQIVEDLVPHAGIGFDEILVDLQKGMRDGQELTDVAAEVYELARAAGV, translated from the coding sequence ATGACCACCGCACTCGGCCTCGGCCTGCCCCAGAATCATCAGTACGACATCGGCAAGGACGTGCCCGAAGTGGCACGCGCCGCCGAGCACATCGGGTATCAGAGCCTGTGGGCTTATGAACGGGCCCTCTTTCCCGAGCCCGCGACCCAAGGCCTGTTCGACATTCCGGGGATGCCCTGGCCCGACGGCTACCGTTCCGTCGCCGAGCCCTTGGTCACGCTGTCCCTGGCGGCATCGGCAACCGAACGGGTCCGGCTGGGCACGTCCGTACTGGTGGCGCCACTGCACGGGCCCTTCCAGCTCGCCAGGGCGCTTGCCACGCTGGACGCGGCGAGCGGTGGCCGGGTGGTCGCCGGCCTTGGCTCGGGGTGGTCCCTCGCCGAGTACGCGGCCGCGGGCGTTCGGTCTTTCGAGGAACGCGGCAAGGTGCTGGACGAGGTGATCGACGTCTGCAAGGCGGTGTGGGGGCCGGACCCGGTGACCTACGACGGCGAGATCACCCGGATCGCGTCGGCCGTGGTCGGCCCCAAACCCGCCGGACCGCTTCCGATCCTGCTCGCCGCAGGCAACGCACGAGCGCAGCGAAGGCTCGTCGACCACGCCGACGGCTGGCTGCCACTGGCCGTCGGAGCCGAACGGACCGCCGCCCAGTGGCGCCGGCTCCAGGAACTGGCGGCCGAACGCGGTCGCACCAGGCCGATCCAGACGGTGCTGCGCGCGAACGCCGAATACACTTCCCGGCCGTACGAGGGCCGCGATCGTGCTCTCTTCCAAGGCAATGCCAAGCAGATTGTCGAAGATCTGGTTCCGCACGCCGGAATCGGCTTCGACGAGATTCTCGTCGATCTGCAGAAGGGCATGCGCGACGGCCAAGAATTGACGGACGTCGCCGCCGAGGTATACGAGCTGGCGCGCGCCGCCGGAGTGTGA
- a CDS encoding PucR family transcriptional regulator has product MVTLDRLVNVLGGYGARLCCCPVSREVALRDVVMHDAADPRDLRGDVFLAVGTDSIVTAVELAAAAHASVVLVRGSSPLDREATERAESGGVAVLLVEPDVSWGQLAGVVYGLVLEGRETESGRGPTDLFALADSLADALGSAVTIEDRLSRVLAYSSRQHQADRARLETILGRRVPEPVRELFERRGVFGHLAESDEPLFVEADPEHGLTGRMVVAVRAGREALGSIWVESDQPLTDVRRAVLRDSSRTVGLHLLRSRASADLERQVESDLVIRLLEGTPDAAAVLSRLGLPPGRFRVIALQAHIGDERHAALLLAFERATTGFGWSRPGRSTLFSNTVYTVLPGDDVAAARAWVGSIREALPRQVTMLAGIGSGAVSAELPASRREADECLALHDVRPATEAAIAYDEAWDDILVQRLRAAAASGRAPARGPITELRRHDSANATSYVATLRAWLEAQGDLTEAAEQLGVHPNTIRYRLKKMADVTELRLDQPAKRLAMIIELAVSDPTS; this is encoded by the coding sequence ATGGTGACGCTGGACCGGCTCGTGAACGTCCTCGGTGGATACGGGGCACGGCTGTGCTGCTGCCCGGTCTCGCGTGAGGTCGCGTTGCGCGACGTGGTGATGCACGACGCCGCCGATCCACGCGACCTGCGCGGGGACGTCTTCCTCGCCGTCGGGACGGACTCGATCGTCACGGCCGTCGAACTGGCCGCGGCGGCGCACGCGTCGGTCGTCCTGGTCCGCGGATCGTCCCCGCTCGACAGGGAGGCGACAGAGCGTGCGGAGAGCGGCGGTGTCGCGGTGCTGCTGGTGGAGCCGGACGTGTCCTGGGGCCAGCTCGCCGGAGTGGTCTACGGGCTCGTCCTGGAAGGCCGCGAGACCGAGTCGGGGCGCGGGCCGACGGACCTGTTCGCGCTGGCCGACAGTCTGGCGGACGCGCTCGGCAGCGCGGTGACCATCGAGGACCGGCTCTCGCGGGTCCTGGCCTACTCCAGCCGTCAGCACCAGGCCGACCGAGCGCGGCTGGAGACGATCCTCGGCAGACGCGTTCCGGAGCCGGTCCGCGAACTGTTCGAGCGGCGGGGCGTGTTCGGGCACCTCGCCGAGTCCGACGAGCCGTTGTTCGTCGAGGCCGATCCCGAACACGGGCTGACCGGGCGCATGGTGGTCGCGGTCCGCGCGGGCCGGGAGGCGCTGGGCTCGATCTGGGTCGAGTCCGACCAGCCGCTGACCGACGTCCGGCGAGCGGTGCTGCGGGACAGTTCGCGCACGGTCGGCCTGCATCTGCTGCGTTCCCGTGCGAGCGCGGATCTGGAACGGCAGGTCGAATCCGATCTGGTGATCCGGCTGCTGGAGGGCACCCCGGACGCGGCGGCCGTGCTCAGCAGGCTCGGCCTGCCTCCCGGCCGGTTCCGGGTGATCGCGCTGCAGGCCCATATCGGCGACGAACGCCATGCCGCGCTCCTGCTCGCGTTCGAGCGCGCGACCACCGGTTTCGGCTGGTCACGTCCGGGCCGCAGCACGTTGTTCAGCAACACCGTCTACACGGTCCTGCCGGGGGACGATGTCGCGGCGGCCAGGGCGTGGGTCGGTTCGATCCGCGAGGCGCTGCCCCGTCAGGTGACGATGCTGGCCGGGATCGGGTCGGGCGCGGTGTCTGCGGAGCTGCCTGCCAGCAGGCGGGAGGCCGACGAATGTCTCGCGCTGCACGACGTGCGGCCTGCCACGGAGGCCGCGATCGCCTACGACGAGGCCTGGGACGACATCCTGGTGCAGCGGCTTCGAGCAGCCGCGGCGTCCGGACGGGCGCCGGCCCGAGGTCCGATCACCGAATTGCGGCGGCATGACAGCGCGAACGCCACCAGCTACGTCGCGACGCTGCGCGCGTGGCTCGAGGCGCAAGGGGATCTCACCGAGGCCGCCGAGCAGCTGGGCGTGCATCCCAACACGATCCGCTACCGGCTGAAGAAGATGGCCGACGTGACCGAACTCCGGCTCGACCAGCCCGCGAAACGACTGGCGATGATCATCGAACTGGCCGTCTCCGATCCCACCTCTTGA
- a CDS encoding ImmA/IrrE family metallo-endopeptidase: protein MLGRKSALWHRCERIASAVRLPDPFEVTTLFGEVAAMRGRPIELVALEARPGAPCGVLAATDRADYVFYTRDTSPLHQLHILLHELGHLLCGHVEGEVRAETIAAVVTPTLSVDLVRRVLGRTTYAQEQEKEAELVASLLMRRAASAVPGSDRLRHVLGS from the coding sequence ATGCTGGGCAGGAAGAGTGCGCTCTGGCACAGATGCGAGCGCATCGCGTCGGCCGTGCGACTACCGGATCCGTTCGAGGTCACCACGTTGTTCGGCGAGGTCGCGGCGATGCGGGGGCGGCCCATCGAACTGGTGGCGCTCGAGGCGCGGCCAGGGGCGCCGTGCGGAGTGCTCGCGGCCACCGATCGAGCGGACTACGTCTTCTACACACGGGATACGTCCCCGTTGCACCAGTTGCACATCCTGCTGCACGAACTCGGTCATCTGCTGTGCGGGCACGTCGAAGGCGAGGTGCGGGCGGAGACAATCGCCGCGGTGGTCACGCCCACCCTGTCGGTGGATCTGGTTCGCCGGGTCCTCGGCCGCACGACATACGCGCAGGAGCAGGAGAAGGAGGCCGAGCTCGTCGCGTCGTTGCTGATGCGCCGCGCCGCGAGCGCCGTGCCCGGATCCGATCGGCTGCGTCACGTCCTCGGCTCATGA
- a CDS encoding SDR family oxidoreductase: MTRHLRGLTFVPEKKVVLITGASSGIGHATALRLADEGHHVVLGARRTDRLAALAETIREVGGSADPHRLDVTDPDDVTAFVDKAVEKHGRIDVLVNNAGVGLLSRLDSLLTGDWNRTIDVNIRGLLHGIAAALPHFQRLGAGHFVTVASVGAHEVMPMGAVYCATKYAAWAITEGLRLEVDPSIRVTTISPGIVESEIVDSITEPDVRETMRAFREAPISADAIAAAISYAMSQPPDVDVNELVIRPAGQR; this comes from the coding sequence ATGACGCGTCACCTAAGGGGGTTGACCTTCGTGCCTGAAAAGAAAGTGGTTCTCATAACCGGTGCGAGCAGCGGCATCGGACATGCCACCGCACTGCGGCTCGCCGACGAGGGACACCACGTCGTCCTCGGTGCCCGCCGCACCGATCGGCTCGCCGCGCTGGCGGAAACGATCCGGGAGGTCGGCGGCAGCGCGGACCCGCATCGACTCGACGTCACCGATCCGGACGATGTCACCGCGTTCGTCGACAAGGCCGTGGAGAAACACGGCCGGATCGACGTGCTCGTCAACAACGCCGGAGTCGGCCTTCTGTCGCGACTGGATTCACTGTTGACCGGCGACTGGAATCGCACGATCGACGTCAACATTCGTGGCCTGTTGCACGGTATAGCCGCGGCATTGCCCCATTTCCAACGTCTCGGCGCAGGCCATTTCGTCACCGTCGCTTCGGTCGGCGCCCACGAGGTCATGCCCATGGGCGCCGTCTATTGCGCTACCAAGTACGCCGCGTGGGCCATCACCGAGGGCCTGCGGCTGGAAGTCGATCCGAGCATCCGCGTCACCACGATCTCTCCGGGGATCGTGGAGTCCGAAATCGTCGACTCGATCACCGAGCCGGACGTCCGCGAGACGATGCGTGCCTTCCGGGAAGCGCCCATCTCCGCGGACGCGATCGCAGCCGCCATTTCCTACGCCATGAGCCAACCGCCGGACGTCGACGTCAACGAACTTGTCATCCGCCCGGCCGGACAGCGATAG
- a CDS encoding MAB_1171c family putative transporter, with protein MISYVSAALLALIGLTRLMTVRTGPKHLVTFFLSMAAGLAVSAEATVRLLGDDLLPRLVTNALQLLAMRALVQLVRSTRSPEKPTALWPIVLCWALMVLCYLDFAPHRFEAGTPGFQWRWSIVTYQIVLTTYAISCLVMFTRTLARSAAGRPRGTFRTGLRILVCAAFATIGWVLFSGLPSLWLEITDLADLDFMPRARLLGLCAMVLWVLGGLFTTWDGALRLVRAWRGIRAVTPLWKELVAAHPQIALPVRHDIEFTLYRRVIEIRDGLLALRAHVPPHLGDWLRTPVDEPTRAAAELAAALVMREAGRSWPLHPAGPEEAHPSMRDESAWLSAVSSAFTHSLVVREVRERAMADVG; from the coding sequence ATGATCAGCTACGTGTCCGCCGCGCTGCTGGCGCTGATCGGCCTCACCCGCCTGATGACGGTCCGCACCGGACCGAAGCACCTGGTCACGTTCTTCCTCAGTATGGCGGCCGGCCTCGCCGTCTCCGCCGAGGCCACGGTCCGGTTGCTCGGCGACGACCTGCTCCCGCGGCTGGTCACCAACGCGCTGCAACTGCTCGCGATGCGCGCGCTGGTGCAACTGGTCCGCAGTACCCGGTCCCCGGAGAAGCCGACGGCGCTGTGGCCGATCGTGCTGTGCTGGGCTCTGATGGTGTTGTGCTACCTGGATTTCGCCCCGCATCGGTTCGAAGCGGGCACGCCAGGGTTTCAGTGGCGCTGGAGCATCGTGACCTATCAGATCGTCCTCACGACGTACGCGATCTCGTGCCTGGTGATGTTCACGCGCACTCTGGCCCGCAGTGCTGCGGGCCGTCCACGGGGGACATTCCGGACAGGTCTGCGAATCCTCGTCTGCGCTGCCTTCGCGACCATCGGCTGGGTGCTGTTCTCCGGGCTTCCCTCGCTGTGGCTGGAGATCACCGACCTCGCGGACTTGGACTTCATGCCACGCGCCCGCCTTCTCGGCCTCTGCGCGATGGTGCTGTGGGTCCTCGGCGGACTCTTCACCACCTGGGACGGCGCTCTCCGGCTGGTGCGGGCGTGGCGAGGGATCCGGGCGGTGACACCACTGTGGAAGGAGCTCGTCGCCGCGCACCCGCAGATCGCCCTGCCCGTACGTCACGACATCGAGTTCACGCTGTACCGCAGGGTGATCGAGATTCGCGACGGTCTCCTGGCCTTGCGGGCACACGTCCCGCCGCACCTCGGGGACTGGCTGCGCACCCCGGTCGACGAGCCCACGCGCGCCGCGGCCGAACTCGCGGCGGCCCTGGTCATGCGTGAGGCAGGCCGGAGCTGGCCGCTCCATCCGGCCGGACCGGAAGAGGCGCACCCCAGCATGCGGGACGAGAGCGCCTGGCTGAGTGCGGTGTCGTCCGCGTTCACACACTCCCTCGTCGTGCGGGAAGTGCGGGAACGCGCGATGGCGGACGTCGGGTGA